In one window of Arthrobacter pascens DNA:
- a CDS encoding ABC transporter ATP-binding protein yields the protein MIEAKGLTKVYGGKAAVGGVSFTVQAGQVTGFLGPNGAGKSTTMRMVMGLDRPTSGTVTVNGLPYAEHKAPLHEVGALLDAKAVHTSRSAYNHLLAMAATHGIPKSRVNEVIEMTGLEAVAKKKAGGFSLGMGQRLGIAAALLGDPQTLILDEPVNGLDPEGVLWVRNLVRYLANQGKTVFLSSHLMSEMAQTADHLIVIGRGRIIADAPVQQIIAGTRQARTLVRTSSASQLAALLAGDGVKVDQSETETLEVTGMDSRQIAQVALENRVLVYELTPQHSSLEDAYFDLTKDEVEYHSHLADGPAGEYASATAGK from the coding sequence ATGATCGAGGCAAAAGGCCTGACCAAGGTCTACGGCGGCAAAGCCGCAGTCGGCGGCGTTAGTTTCACCGTCCAGGCAGGCCAGGTAACAGGCTTCCTGGGCCCTAACGGCGCCGGCAAATCAACCACCATGCGTATGGTCATGGGACTGGACCGGCCGACGTCGGGCACGGTCACCGTCAACGGCCTCCCGTACGCCGAGCACAAGGCGCCGCTTCACGAGGTAGGCGCGCTGCTGGACGCTAAAGCCGTCCACACGAGCCGCAGCGCCTACAACCACCTGCTGGCGATGGCAGCCACCCACGGCATCCCGAAGTCCCGGGTGAACGAGGTCATTGAGATGACCGGCCTGGAGGCCGTGGCCAAAAAGAAGGCGGGCGGGTTTTCGCTCGGAATGGGGCAGCGCCTGGGCATAGCCGCGGCGCTGCTTGGCGACCCGCAGACCCTGATCCTGGACGAACCGGTCAACGGCCTGGATCCGGAGGGGGTGCTCTGGGTCCGCAACCTGGTGAGGTACCTGGCCAACCAGGGCAAAACCGTTTTCCTCTCCTCGCACCTGATGAGCGAGATGGCCCAGACCGCCGACCACCTGATAGTGATCGGCCGGGGCCGGATTATCGCCGATGCCCCCGTCCAGCAGATCATCGCCGGAACACGCCAGGCACGCACACTGGTCCGCACCTCCTCCGCCTCGCAACTGGCGGCCCTGCTGGCCGGGGACGGGGTGAAGGTGGACCAGAGCGAGACGGAGACCCTGGAAGTGACGGGGATGGATTCGCGGCAGATCGCCCAGGTTGCGCTGGAAAACCGGGTGCTGGTCTACGAACTCACCCCGCAGCATTCGTCCCTGGAAGACGCCTATTTCGATCTCACGAAGGACGAGGTGGAGTACCACTCGCACCTCGCCGACGGACCCGCCGGAGAATATGCCAGCGCGACGGCAGGAAAGTAA
- a CDS encoding ABC transporter permease, which produces MTQTRTRARSTASSTAGTGGVTFPRVLRSEWIKLRSLMSTRILLLLTLVAIIGVGGLAVLIRYTYLENIARTARDQGQTMTPEMMEKSFPPGSGFDLYNLPNAGLQIGILVLGSLAVLFISSEYATGMIRSTMNAVPRRTPAFLAKAILLAVVSYVITTVAAVATFLIAMPVFQGLGFDLDWSTDGVLYSVFTGGLYVAGVALIGLSLGTLLRNSAGGITVLVGMFFVLSIASSFMTLIPGEFWKYVPQYIPSEAGGRFLSIGHTDGVIDPWQGGLVFLGYVVLFLVPALVVLKKRDV; this is translated from the coding sequence ATGACTCAAACCCGCACACGTGCCCGTTCCACAGCCAGTTCCACCGCAGGTACCGGCGGCGTGACCTTCCCTCGGGTGCTGAGGTCCGAATGGATCAAGCTCCGGTCACTGATGTCTACCCGCATCCTGTTGCTGCTCACCCTCGTGGCCATCATCGGCGTCGGCGGCCTGGCCGTCCTGATCCGGTACACCTACCTGGAAAACATAGCGCGCACCGCACGGGACCAGGGCCAGACGATGACCCCGGAAATGATGGAAAAGTCCTTCCCGCCCGGATCCGGCTTTGACCTCTACAACCTTCCCAACGCCGGCCTGCAGATCGGCATCCTGGTGCTGGGCTCACTTGCAGTGCTGTTCATCTCCTCGGAATACGCCACGGGCATGATCCGCTCCACCATGAACGCGGTTCCCCGCCGGACCCCCGCCTTCCTGGCCAAGGCCATCCTGCTGGCGGTGGTTTCCTACGTCATCACCACAGTCGCAGCCGTGGCAACCTTCCTGATTGCGATGCCTGTGTTCCAGGGACTGGGCTTTGATCTTGACTGGTCCACTGACGGCGTTCTGTACAGCGTCTTCACGGGGGGCCTGTACGTGGCCGGTGTGGCACTGATCGGTTTGTCCCTGGGGACCCTGCTGCGGAACTCGGCCGGTGGCATCACTGTCCTGGTGGGCATGTTCTTCGTCCTGTCCATCGCTTCGAGCTTCATGACCCTGATTCCCGGTGAATTCTGGAAGTACGTGCCGCAGTACATCCCCAGTGAGGCCGGCGGACGCTTCCTTTCCATCGGCCACACCGACGGGGTGATCGACCCCTGGCAGGGCGGACTGGTCTTCCTCGGCTACGTGGTTCTCTTCCTGGTTCCGGCACTGGTCGTGCTGAAGAAACGCGACGTCTAG
- a CDS encoding sensor histidine kinase translates to MSDPLPVKDAPAGQADASFAELTARRRGLLRRYLHRHPRMMDAVVALCYALLVAPTVADAVTSGAWLAAVLLFAVAGALFFRRTYPVVLVAFVAVVEVAVTLLHPWGSNVSAGLWFSLYAVAVVHTRRFAFITLAAATAPLALLYLLAAVGPMEHPFVHGTGPNPADFQLLSSIATGATIALSNVIATGIGISVRQRREHEQEIAAWAARTASLASVNERTRIAREMHDVVAHSLTVMISLSDGAAVVVRKSPERAGEVLGELSRTGRTALADMRRVLGVLRDDAGAAAPRQPLASADSLDKLLEGFRTAGLPLHYSHTGPALPEDAAFRLTVYRIVQESLTNVLRYARSLSRVDVRIIRAGSTVTIDVLDDGAGQGSDPAWGSGQGLAGMAERARIYSGTVEAGRKGQGWSVRAVLAWPGDQEDEVPKAVNSAVPGPAEQLQGRK, encoded by the coding sequence ATGAGCGACCCCTTACCAGTGAAGGACGCGCCGGCCGGCCAGGCTGACGCGTCCTTTGCCGAACTCACCGCCAGGCGCCGCGGCCTGCTTCGCCGCTACCTGCACCGGCATCCCCGGATGATGGATGCGGTGGTGGCCCTCTGCTACGCGCTGCTGGTGGCTCCGACCGTAGCGGATGCCGTCACGTCAGGGGCATGGCTGGCGGCGGTCCTCCTGTTTGCGGTGGCCGGCGCGCTGTTTTTCCGGCGAACATATCCTGTGGTTCTGGTGGCCTTTGTGGCCGTGGTTGAAGTGGCCGTCACGCTCCTCCATCCGTGGGGCTCGAACGTTTCAGCCGGGCTCTGGTTTTCGCTGTATGCCGTGGCCGTCGTGCACACACGGCGGTTCGCGTTCATTACGCTGGCCGCGGCCACCGCGCCGCTGGCGTTGCTGTACCTCCTTGCCGCCGTCGGCCCGATGGAACATCCCTTCGTCCACGGGACCGGACCGAATCCCGCCGACTTCCAGCTCCTGTCCAGCATTGCCACGGGGGCGACCATTGCACTGTCCAACGTCATCGCCACCGGAATCGGGATCTCCGTGCGGCAGCGGCGTGAACATGAGCAGGAAATTGCGGCGTGGGCCGCCAGGACAGCCAGTCTGGCGTCCGTGAACGAACGGACCCGGATCGCCCGTGAAATGCACGACGTCGTGGCGCACTCGCTGACGGTGATGATCAGCCTGTCGGACGGTGCCGCGGTGGTGGTCAGGAAGAGTCCGGAGCGCGCGGGCGAGGTGCTGGGTGAGCTGTCCCGCACCGGCCGCACGGCGCTTGCGGACATGCGGCGGGTACTCGGCGTGCTTCGGGACGACGCCGGCGCGGCGGCGCCCCGCCAGCCCCTCGCATCCGCGGACAGCCTGGACAAGCTGCTGGAGGGCTTCAGAACCGCGGGCCTGCCGTTGCACTACTCGCACACCGGGCCTGCCCTGCCTGAGGACGCGGCCTTCCGGCTGACCGTCTACCGGATTGTGCAGGAGTCCCTCACGAACGTGCTCCGGTACGCCCGTTCCCTGAGCCGGGTGGACGTAAGAATTATCCGGGCCGGTTCCACCGTCACCATTGACGTGCTCGACGACGGCGCAGGGCAGGGATCGGATCCCGCCTGGGGATCGGGGCAGGGGCTGGCAGGCATGGCCGAGCGCGCCCGGATCTACTCCGGCACCGTGGAAGCCGGCCGGAAAGGCCAGGGCTGGAGCGTCCGGGCTGTCCTTGCCTGGCCCGGCGACCAGGAGGACGAAGTGCCCAAAGCCGTCAATAGTGCAGTGCCCGGACCAGCCGAACAACTTCAAGGCAGGAAATGA
- a CDS encoding response regulator, which yields MTEKQRITILLVDDQPLLRMGFRLILEGEDDLRIVGEASDGAEAVRLVRELNPDVVLMDVRMPVLDGIEATRAITATGSGARIIILTTFDVDEYAFAGLQAGASAFLLKDVAPPELINAVRVVASGDAVVAPRVTQRLLETYVRGANSPAPAATMRDPLLDDLTPRETEMLEAMAEGLSNAEIAHRYFLSEATVKTHVRRILTKLHLRDRVQAVVYAYETGLVVPSNPDY from the coding sequence ATGACTGAAAAACAACGGATCACTATCCTGCTGGTGGATGACCAGCCCCTCCTCAGGATGGGCTTCCGTCTGATACTCGAAGGCGAGGATGACCTCCGGATCGTAGGAGAGGCTTCCGACGGCGCCGAGGCAGTGCGGCTTGTCCGGGAACTGAACCCCGACGTCGTACTGATGGACGTCCGGATGCCGGTGCTTGACGGTATCGAGGCGACCCGTGCCATCACCGCCACCGGATCCGGCGCCAGGATCATCATCCTGACCACGTTTGACGTGGACGAATACGCCTTTGCCGGGCTGCAGGCCGGTGCCTCCGCGTTCCTCCTGAAGGACGTGGCACCTCCGGAACTGATCAATGCTGTCCGAGTGGTTGCCAGCGGGGATGCCGTGGTGGCGCCACGAGTCACGCAGCGGCTCCTGGAAACGTACGTACGAGGCGCCAACAGCCCTGCTCCTGCTGCCACCATGCGCGACCCCCTGCTTGATGACCTCACGCCCCGCGAAACGGAAATGCTGGAGGCCATGGCCGAAGGATTGTCCAACGCGGAAATCGCCCACCGGTATTTCCTGTCCGAGGCCACCGTCAAGACCCACGTCCGGAGGATTCTCACCAAACTCCATTTGCGGGACCGCGTCCAGGCCGTTGTATACGCCTACGAGACGGGCCTGGTGGTCCCAAGCAACCCCGACTACTGA
- a CDS encoding intradiol ring-cleavage dioxygenase, translating into MNTSHTPSDPHTSLDLTPQEPHPNHDRGLEFDLSTLMSRRSLGMFFGVGGAAVALSACTPGGSSSTASTSASSATATAAETATASAAATSSAATATPTLTRAIAECGVEIPKETAGPYPGDGSNGPNVLEASGVVRQGITSSFGTSSTKAEGVPLTITLTLLDNANGCVPLAGAAVYAWHCDRSGKYSMYDAGLANENYLRGVQEADANGQVTFTSIFPAAYSGRWPHIHFEVFESMSNATSAGQVLAVSQIALTQAACDDVYATPGYEASVANMKRTTLKSDNVFGDDGGIYQLATMTGSAAAGYTAGLNVTV; encoded by the coding sequence ATGAACACTTCACACACACCCTCTGATCCCCACACCTCCCTTGACCTGACGCCGCAGGAGCCGCACCCCAACCACGACCGCGGCCTGGAGTTCGACCTCTCGACGCTCATGAGCCGCCGCTCGCTGGGGATGTTCTTCGGTGTCGGCGGTGCCGCCGTGGCCCTGTCCGCCTGCACACCCGGCGGGTCCAGTTCCACAGCCAGCACGTCGGCGTCCAGCGCCACCGCTACTGCCGCGGAAACCGCTACCGCAAGTGCCGCCGCCACTTCGTCAGCCGCTACCGCCACGCCGACGCTGACCCGGGCCATTGCCGAGTGCGGGGTGGAAATCCCGAAGGAAACAGCCGGCCCCTACCCCGGCGACGGCTCCAATGGCCCCAACGTCCTGGAAGCATCAGGGGTGGTCCGCCAGGGCATCACCTCAAGCTTCGGGACGTCCAGCACCAAGGCTGAAGGCGTACCTCTGACCATCACCCTCACCCTCCTGGACAACGCCAACGGCTGCGTCCCGCTGGCCGGAGCCGCCGTCTATGCCTGGCACTGTGACCGAAGCGGAAAATACTCCATGTACGACGCCGGGCTCGCCAACGAAAACTACCTCCGCGGCGTCCAGGAAGCAGACGCCAACGGCCAGGTCACCTTCACCTCGATCTTCCCGGCCGCCTACTCCGGCCGCTGGCCCCACATCCACTTCGAGGTGTTCGAGTCCATGAGCAATGCCACATCGGCGGGGCAGGTGCTGGCGGTTTCCCAGATAGCCCTGACCCAGGCTGCCTGTGATGACGTTTACGCCACACCAGGCTACGAGGCCAGTGTTGCCAACATGAAACGCACCACCCTGAAATCGGACAACGTGTTCGGCGACGATGGCGGCATCTACCAGTTGGCCACCATGACTGGTTCCGCTGCTGCCGGGTACACCGCAGGGCTCAACGTCACAGTCTGA
- a CDS encoding M18 family aminopeptidase, with translation MPSPSSAAEHIQDLGAYVSASPSSFHAAHEAARRLETAGFARLDELDPWEGMAGKYFMIRDGALIAWVVPEGAGPVTGFNILGAHTDSPSFKLKPKPTIGSQGWLQAGVEIYGGPLLNSWLDRELQLAGRLVMLDGTQHLTATGPMLRFAQLAIHLDRAVNDGLTLDKQRHMNPVWGLGSPGDVDLLAVLAQHASGGQGVKAAEIGGYDVVMADTQPPAVFGARGEFFASGRLDNLSATHAGLAALIAHASRTASSSAPIAVLAAFDHEEIGSNSRSGACGPVLEDVLVRISDGLGATVSQRRQALAASFCISADAGHAVHPNYAERHDPANQPVLNGGPLLKINANQRYATDANGAAFWARLCARAEVPYQEFVSNNVMPCGSTIGPLTATRLGIRTVDVGVPLLSMHSARELCGVEDPHRLAKVTELFFRTVA, from the coding sequence ATGCCTTCACCTTCTTCCGCCGCAGAGCACATCCAGGACCTCGGCGCGTATGTCAGCGCGTCGCCGTCGAGCTTTCACGCCGCCCATGAGGCAGCACGGAGGCTGGAGACGGCCGGTTTTGCCCGCCTGGACGAGCTGGACCCCTGGGAAGGCATGGCAGGTAAGTACTTCATGATCCGGGACGGAGCCCTGATCGCGTGGGTGGTGCCGGAGGGGGCCGGCCCGGTCACTGGGTTCAACATCCTGGGCGCGCATACCGATTCACCGTCATTCAAGCTCAAGCCGAAGCCCACCATAGGCAGCCAGGGCTGGCTTCAGGCCGGCGTCGAGATTTATGGCGGACCGCTGCTGAACTCCTGGCTGGACCGTGAGCTGCAACTGGCAGGCAGGCTGGTCATGCTGGATGGGACGCAGCACCTGACCGCCACAGGGCCCATGCTCCGGTTCGCGCAGTTGGCCATCCACCTGGACCGGGCAGTGAACGACGGGCTCACCCTGGACAAGCAGCGCCACATGAACCCTGTGTGGGGACTTGGCAGCCCTGGGGATGTTGACCTGCTGGCGGTGCTCGCCCAGCACGCATCCGGCGGGCAAGGCGTGAAGGCGGCGGAGATTGGCGGGTACGACGTCGTCATGGCGGACACGCAGCCGCCTGCGGTTTTCGGGGCCAGGGGTGAGTTCTTCGCCTCCGGACGCCTGGACAACCTTTCCGCCACCCACGCCGGGCTGGCCGCGCTGATCGCGCATGCTTCCCGCACCGCAAGCTCGTCCGCGCCGATCGCCGTCCTGGCGGCGTTTGACCACGAGGAAATCGGCTCCAACTCGCGCTCGGGCGCCTGCGGACCGGTCCTGGAAGACGTACTGGTGCGGATCTCAGACGGCCTGGGCGCCACAGTGAGCCAGCGGCGGCAGGCGCTTGCGGCGTCGTTCTGCATCTCTGCCGACGCCGGTCATGCGGTGCACCCCAATTACGCGGAGCGGCACGATCCTGCCAACCAGCCTGTCCTCAACGGCGGCCCGCTACTGAAAATCAACGCAAACCAGCGCTACGCCACGGACGCCAATGGTGCTGCCTTCTGGGCCCGTCTCTGTGCCAGGGCTGAGGTGCCCTACCAGGAATTCGTATCCAACAATGTGATGCCTTGTGGCTCCACCATCGGCCCGCTGACGGCCACCCGGCTCGGAATCCGAACGGTGGATGTCGGCGTTCCGCTGCTGTCCATGCACTCCGCCCGCGAGCTCTGCGGAGTGGAGGACCCGCACAGGCTTGCCAAGGTCACGGAGTTATTCTTCCGGACCGTGGCGTAA
- a CDS encoding glycosyltransferase family 2 protein produces the protein MNLPWVLRRMPSYVDEVVIVDGRSVDHTVDVARALRVDVVVVAEPRKGKGVAVRAGFAAASGDIIVMLDADGSMDPQEIGWFVSPLQHDYDFVKGSRYVTGGGSEDLTFLRNAGNRALTGLANAVLHSNYSDLCYGYIAFRRECLEVLQLASDGFEIETELIVRAARAGLRIAEVPSIELDRISGASHLQTFRDGWRVLGTLARECALWEAPTAGARPEALRRVKYAYANIRFPRTPTDPQTVLSLAQGM, from the coding sequence ATGAATCTTCCTTGGGTCCTTCGCCGCATGCCGTCGTATGTGGACGAGGTGGTGATTGTTGATGGGCGCTCCGTGGACCACACTGTCGACGTTGCCCGCGCACTTCGAGTCGACGTCGTCGTCGTGGCTGAGCCGCGTAAGGGAAAAGGTGTTGCAGTTCGTGCGGGATTCGCCGCAGCCTCGGGCGACATCATCGTCATGCTTGACGCGGACGGAAGCATGGACCCTCAGGAGATTGGCTGGTTCGTTTCCCCCCTGCAGCACGACTATGACTTCGTAAAGGGGTCACGTTATGTCACCGGCGGCGGGTCCGAAGACCTGACGTTCTTACGGAATGCCGGCAACCGGGCGCTTACCGGGTTGGCCAACGCCGTACTGCACAGCAACTACTCTGATCTTTGCTACGGATACATAGCGTTCCGGAGGGAATGCCTGGAGGTCTTGCAGTTAGCGTCGGACGGGTTCGAAATAGAAACCGAGCTGATTGTCCGTGCGGCCAGGGCAGGCCTGCGCATTGCCGAGGTACCGAGCATTGAGCTGGATCGCATCTCGGGGGCCTCTCACCTGCAGACGTTCCGTGACGGGTGGCGGGTCCTTGGCACGCTGGCGAGGGAATGTGCGTTGTGGGAGGCGCCCACCGCAGGCGCCAGGCCCGAGGCCCTCCGTCGGGTGAAGTATGCCTATGCCAACATCCGCTTTCCGCGCACACCAACGGATCCCCAGACCGTTCTCTCACTGGCGCAGGGAATGTGA
- a CDS encoding glycosyltransferase family 2 protein, translating into MYAFNPPPTVSVVICCYTMARWELLLDVIGSVRNQTMPPKEVIVVVDHNEDLYKRLVAVVDDVTLVESAGPRGLSGARNTGVGLADSDVVAFLDDDAQAAPDWLERLVVFYDDPDVLAVGGGVQPVWESGRPAYFGEELDWIVGCSHRGMPKVASEVRNVIGANMSFRLEVLRQVGGFNLALGRQGTKPLGCEETEICIRSIMGSPGSRIVYEPAAVVHHHVPASRGTVRYMLARSWSEGLSKAQVSEIVGHKRALGPERRYVRSILPRAVAAGIYGWSTGSNPQGLGRAAAVLAVLAFTSAGYLRGRRLGHVSTTQLSRTADQRAPWREVQ; encoded by the coding sequence ATGTACGCGTTCAACCCGCCTCCGACTGTCTCCGTTGTCATCTGTTGCTACACGATGGCCCGCTGGGAACTTCTGCTGGATGTCATAGGATCCGTCCGCAATCAAACGATGCCCCCGAAAGAGGTCATTGTTGTTGTTGACCACAATGAGGACTTGTATAAGCGTCTCGTTGCGGTGGTGGATGACGTGACTCTGGTGGAGAGCGCCGGTCCCCGAGGACTCTCCGGTGCACGCAATACGGGGGTGGGGCTCGCGGATTCCGACGTCGTAGCCTTCCTGGACGACGACGCCCAGGCAGCCCCGGACTGGCTCGAGCGCCTGGTGGTTTTCTACGACGATCCCGATGTCCTGGCCGTGGGCGGCGGCGTTCAACCCGTCTGGGAATCCGGCCGTCCTGCCTACTTCGGCGAGGAGCTGGATTGGATTGTTGGCTGCAGTCACCGCGGCATGCCCAAGGTAGCCTCCGAAGTCCGGAACGTCATCGGTGCGAACATGTCGTTTCGACTGGAAGTTCTCCGGCAAGTCGGGGGCTTTAACCTCGCTCTTGGCCGCCAGGGGACAAAACCCCTTGGCTGTGAAGAGACGGAGATCTGTATCCGTTCCATCATGGGCTCTCCCGGATCCCGCATCGTCTATGAACCGGCTGCCGTGGTGCACCACCACGTGCCAGCGAGCAGGGGAACCGTGCGCTACATGCTGGCCCGGTCCTGGTCGGAAGGGCTGTCAAAGGCACAGGTCAGCGAAATCGTAGGCCACAAGCGTGCGCTGGGACCGGAACGGCGCTATGTACGCAGCATCCTTCCGCGCGCTGTTGCAGCTGGAATCTACGGCTGGAGCACCGGAAGCAACCCCCAGGGGCTAGGCCGTGCAGCGGCCGTTCTCGCGGTGTTGGCCTTCACGTCGGCCGGATACCTGCGGGGGCGCCGGCTCGGTCACGTCTCCACAACCCAGCTGAGCAGGACAGCTGACCAAAGAGCCCCCTGGAGGGAAGTCCAGTGA
- a CDS encoding Ig-like domain-containing protein translates to MSERENELLSADDTRLELQNQTGSTKNGHVMPTYNERARLLLHPGTVVRGSADVATPGGMPERKARWTSWLAIGRGSGGSAILRLRGLRSLRFHALLTALLLALAALMVPGTASAATGDVGTEGPSHSGTGTPTGTKRAISALWFNDGTWWGNLWDTASSDFHIFRFNAPTNSWVNTGVTTETRSNTHHDVLWDGTTLYVASYQFVNDGLPAVAGYPTTMRRFKYDSSTKKYSLLGSSQINNSKVEVLTIDKDSTGKVWSTWQQGNQIYLNVYDPATNKWGTPFKHPSSLSNVSVDDTSAVIAFDGNKMGVMWSRQVGDATDGMYWSYHVDGDPNTTWTAPVAAVKGQRSGDDHMNLKWLDSTDGQVFAATKTSFIQASQPLIQLLVLNGTTWTAHTIATVSECPNRVIILIDESTTPKTLRTFATYPKPSGTTNAGVCTSSGGAIYEKSTKLDNISFTTTKTPRIVDADQYVHNVTSTKQNLNNSTGTANSGLLVLADVNATSRYWHYYEPKVGGDTTAPTVTTTSPTGGATGVAVTANVTGTFSEAMNASTVTSSTVTLTAGGTPVPAAVTYDATNKVATLNPTADLAAATTYTATIKGGSSGVKDVAGNALASDKTWTFTTAPAGGDTTPPTVTGTSPTGGATGVAVTANVTGTFSEAMNASTVTSSTVTLTAGGTLVPAAVTYDATNKVATLNPTADLAAATTYTATIKGGSSGVKDVAGNALASDKTWTFTTSAQTSGGSIQRQGMSTLVNTTSATSHTITKPASAATGQVCVASLALNGSTVSAAPAGWTQFAAVTSITNPHLYGYYHVMGASEPASYTWTTAGSVASGGGISCYSGVNTTTPLDTTASVAASAVAATTGSVSGVTTTTAGAMLVGAIAINSSNTTIAITGPSGMAEVYDVGGKRTELDDGLQAAAGSLGSKSWTWTSGSAREWAGWLVALRAQ, encoded by the coding sequence GTGAGTGAACGCGAGAATGAGCTGCTCTCCGCCGACGATACGCGGTTGGAGCTGCAAAATCAGACCGGATCAACAAAGAACGGACATGTTATGCCGACCTACAACGAACGAGCCCGGTTGCTGCTGCACCCGGGAACAGTTGTGCGAGGTTCCGCCGATGTTGCGACGCCCGGCGGGATGCCTGAACGCAAGGCGCGCTGGACTTCCTGGCTTGCCATAGGGCGGGGAAGTGGTGGCTCTGCCATTCTTCGCCTTCGCGGTCTGCGGAGTCTGCGGTTCCATGCATTGCTGACGGCGCTGCTGCTTGCCCTGGCTGCCCTGATGGTGCCGGGTACGGCATCGGCCGCCACAGGTGATGTTGGGACCGAGGGTCCGTCGCATTCCGGGACGGGGACGCCTACGGGTACGAAACGGGCGATCAGTGCGTTGTGGTTCAACGACGGGACCTGGTGGGGGAACCTGTGGGACACTGCCAGCTCGGACTTTCATATCTTCCGGTTCAATGCCCCAACGAACTCATGGGTCAACACCGGTGTGACGACGGAAACGCGGTCAAACACTCACCATGACGTGCTGTGGGACGGGACGACGTTGTATGTGGCGAGCTATCAGTTCGTCAATGATGGCCTGCCAGCTGTGGCGGGCTATCCGACCACGATGCGGCGCTTCAAATACGACTCGAGCACAAAGAAGTACTCGCTCCTGGGCTCCTCACAGATCAACAACTCCAAAGTTGAAGTTCTCACCATCGACAAGGACTCCACGGGTAAGGTGTGGTCCACCTGGCAGCAGGGGAACCAGATCTATCTGAACGTTTATGACCCTGCAACCAACAAGTGGGGGACGCCGTTCAAGCACCCGTCGTCGTTGAGCAACGTGTCTGTGGACGACACGTCGGCTGTGATCGCGTTCGACGGCAACAAGATGGGTGTGATGTGGAGCCGCCAAGTGGGTGATGCCACCGACGGCATGTACTGGAGCTACCACGTGGATGGAGATCCGAACACCACCTGGACCGCTCCTGTCGCGGCGGTGAAGGGGCAGCGCAGCGGTGATGACCATATGAATTTGAAGTGGCTGGACTCCACGGATGGCCAGGTTTTCGCCGCTACAAAGACTTCCTTCATTCAAGCTTCCCAGCCGCTGATCCAGCTGTTGGTATTGAATGGCACGACGTGGACTGCGCACACGATCGCGACTGTGTCGGAGTGTCCAAACAGGGTGATCATCCTGATTGACGAGAGCACGACGCCAAAAACGCTTCGTACCTTCGCTACCTATCCGAAGCCAAGCGGCACCACGAACGCTGGTGTCTGTACCAGCTCGGGAGGCGCGATCTACGAAAAGTCCACGAAGCTGGACAACATCAGCTTCACCACCACGAAAACGCCTCGTATCGTGGACGCCGACCAGTATGTCCACAACGTGACGTCGACAAAGCAGAACCTCAACAATTCGACGGGCACGGCCAACAGTGGCCTGCTGGTGCTCGCCGATGTGAATGCCACAAGCCGTTACTGGCACTACTACGAACCCAAAGTCGGTGGTGATACGACGGCTCCAACGGTGACGACTACCTCACCGACTGGCGGTGCTACCGGTGTGGCGGTGACGGCGAATGTGACCGGGACGTTCTCGGAGGCGATGAACGCGTCTACCGTTACCTCGAGCACGGTCACGTTGACGGCAGGGGGGACGCCGGTGCCGGCCGCTGTAACGTACGATGCCACGAACAAAGTTGCGACGTTGAATCCGACTGCGGACCTCGCGGCGGCAACGACGTACACGGCAACGATTAAGGGCGGCTCCAGTGGGGTGAAGGATGTTGCCGGTAACGCGTTGGCGTCGGACAAGACGTGGACCTTCACCACGGCTCCCGCAGGTGGTGATACGACACCTCCAACGGTGACGGGTACGTCTCCGACTGGCGGTGCTACCGGTGTGGCGGTGACGGCGAATGTGACCGGGACGTTCTCGGAGGCGATGAACGCGTCTACCGTTACCTCGAGCACGGTCACGTTGACGGCAGGGGGGACGCTGGTGCCGGCCGCTGTAACGTACGATGCCACGAACAAAGTTGCGACGTTGAATCCGACTGCGGACCTCGCGGCGGCAACGACGTACACGGCAACGATTAAGGGCGGCTCCAGTGGGGTGAAGGATGTTGCCGGTAACGCGTTGGCGTCGGACAAGACGTGGACCTTCACCACGAGTGCTCAGACTTCGGGGGGCTCCATTCAGCGCCAAGGCATGAGCACACTGGTTAACACGACGAGTGCCACGAGCCACACGATTACCAAGCCCGCTTCGGCGGCGACAGGCCAAGTCTGTGTCGCTTCATTGGCGCTCAACGGCTCGACCGTTTCAGCGGCCCCGGCTGGGTGGACCCAGTTTGCCGCAGTTACGTCGATCACCAACCCGCATCTGTATGGCTACTACCACGTCATGGGGGCCTCCGAACCGGCCAGCTACACCTGGACTACAGCAGGGTCGGTCGCTAGCGGTGGCGGCATCAGTTGCTACTCCGGCGTGAACACTACAACTCCGTTGGACACAACAGCCTCGGTAGCCGCGTCTGCCGTCGCTGCAACGACGGGCTCGGTTTCTGGAGTCACCACAACAACCGCGGGAGCTATGCTCGTCGGTGCAATTGCCATCAACTCAAGCAATACCACCATCGCAATCACTGGCCCGTCAGGCATGGCAGAAGTGTATGACGTCGGTGGTAAGCGCACTGAGCTTGACGATGGCCTCCAGGCAGCCGCTGGTTCCTTAGGCAGCAAGTCTTGGACATGGACCAGCGGTTCGGCGCGCGAATGGGCCGGCTGGCTCGTCGCCCTCCGCGCCCAATAA